Genomic DNA from Halobaculum sp. MBLA0147:
GGACGAGAACAGCCGTCGACGGCTGCGAGGCGGAAGCGCCGAGAGCGGCACGAACGGGCACGACGGGCGGGGGACGGAGCGGTTTCGACAACAGTTTTAGGCAGGCGGTCCAGGTTGCCGACGAATGGGTACGTGTATCATCTGTGGGACGGACACCGACGGACGGATCTGTGACTCCCACGAGCAGGACGTCGTCTTCGAGTTCAAAGGATCGGACCCCTCGTTGCTCCGTGACGGGCGGTTCTACCGCGGGACGGTCGACGGGTACGCCGACTTCGGCGTGTTCGTCGACGTCTCGCCGGACGTGACCGGGCTCCTCCACCGGTCGGAGCTGGATCAGCGACTGGAGTCGCTGGACTGGGAACCGGGCGACACGGTGTACGTGCAGGTGAAGGGCGTCCGCGACAACGGTAACGTCGACCTGGCGTGGTCGATCCGACAGGCGGAACGTGAGTTCCGCGGGTCGCTCGTCCAAGACGGCCAGACGGACCGCGAGCCGACCGCCAACGACGCGATGGGCGACGACGGGGACGACGGCGACGGGAGGACCCGCACCGACGCCACCGACGACGGGTCGGCCGCCGACGGGGCCGACGACGAGACGACCGCCGACGCGGCCGACGACACCGACGCGGACGAGTCCGACGCCGACACCGGTGCAGACGGTGCCGGGTCGGGCGACGACGCGGCGGCCGACGCCGAGACGGACGGTCAGGTGACACACCAGCCGTCGCCCGCCGAGGACGACCGCCAGACGGCCGACGACTCCAGTTTCGAGTTCGGTGCGCCCACCGAGGACGCCGACGAGGCGGCCGACGAGTCCGACGACGGCACGGCAGACGCCGCCGAGCCGAGCGACGACACGGCGGAGTCGACCGCAGACGCCGAGACGGTCGACGACTCCGAGACGACCGACGACCCCGGGACCGAGACCGAGACCGACACCGAGAGGGACGCGGACGCGACCGCCGAGACGGCCGACGAGACAGAGACGGCCGACGACACCGAGACGGACGCGGACGACGACACCGAGCGCGTCGCCGTCGACTCCCTCGAGAGTCGCGTCGGTGAGACCGTCCGCTTGGAGGGTGAGATCACGGACGCACGCCAGACGAGCGGCCCGACCGTCTTCGAGCTGCGCGACGAGACGGGGACCGTCGACTGTGCGGCCTTCGTCGAGGCGGGCGTGCGCGCCTACCCCGGTATCGAGGTCGGCGAGACGGTGCGTCTGGAGGGCGAGGTGGAGCGCCGTCGCGACGAGATCCAGGTGGAGACGGAGGCGCTGGCCGCTCTCGAAGGCGCGGACGCCGAGGCCGTCGAGGCGCGACTCGCGGAGGCGATGCGGGCGAAGACGCGCCCGGACGAGGTGACCACACTCGCGGACCACCCGGCGGTCGACGCCGTGAGCGAGTCGCTTCTGGACGCCGCCGAGGCGATCCACCGGGCGGTGCTCTCGGAGCGACCGATCGTGGTGCGCCACGCCGCCACCGCGGACGGCTACGCGGCCGGCGCGGCCGTCGAGCGGGCGACGCTCCCGCTGGTGCGTGCAGAACACCCGGAGAGCGACGCGGAGTACCACTTCTTCGACCGACGACCGCTCGACGGGTCGGTCTACGACATGGACGCGGCGACGAACGACACGACGCGGATGCTCTCGGACCGCGAGCGCCACGGCGAGAAGCTGCCGCTCGTCCTCCTGCTCGGGACCGGCTCGACGGAGGAGTCCGCGGACGGACTCGGACTCTTGGGCGTGTACGGCGCCGAGCGGGTCGTCGTCGACCCGCGAGCCGGTGACGAGGCGGTCGCCGACTCCGTGGAGACGATGGTGAACCCGGCGCCGACGCCGGACGCGCCGGCGTTGACGACGGCGGCGCTGGCGGCGACGCTGGCGGCGACGGTGAACCCCGACGCCGCGACGGCGGTGTCGCACCTCCCGGCGGTCTCCTACTGGGAGTCGACGCCGACGGCGTTCGCCGACCTCGCCGCCGAGGCGGGGTACGACGACGAGCGCGTCGCCCAGTTGCGCGAGGCCATCGCGCTGGAGGCGTTCTACCAGCAGTACGAGGACAAACGCGAACTCGTCGCGGACCTGCTGTTCGAGGACGACGGCGACCTGGCGGCACACGTCGCCGCACAGTTCCGCGAGCGGTTGGAGACGGAACTGGACACGGCCGCGCCGAACGTCGAGACCCACGAGGTCGACGGCCGGACCGCGCGGGTGCTCGACGCCGACGCGTTCGCCCACCGGTACGACTTCCCGCCGACGGCGTTGTTGGCCGACGAACTCCACCGTCGCCACGGCGGTGTCGTCGTCGTACTCGGTGACGACGACCTCTACGTCCGTGCCGACGACGACGTGGACGTGCGCGCGGTCGCCGACGCCGCCGGCGAGGCGGTCCCCGACGGCGCCGTCACCGCCGCCGGCGTCCGCGAGGGGCGCATCGAGTACCTGACCGGCCGCCGCGAGGCGGTCTGCGAGGCCGTGCTGGACGCCGTCGCCGAGGCCGCCTGACTCGGCGCCGACACGGTCACCCGCCGACACGACTGCTCGCCGACGCGACCACTCG
This window encodes:
- a CDS encoding OB-fold nucleic acid binding domain-containing protein, whose protein sequence is MGTCIICGTDTDGRICDSHEQDVVFEFKGSDPSLLRDGRFYRGTVDGYADFGVFVDVSPDVTGLLHRSELDQRLESLDWEPGDTVYVQVKGVRDNGNVDLAWSIRQAEREFRGSLVQDGQTDREPTANDAMGDDGDDGDGRTRTDATDDGSAADGADDETTADAADDTDADESDADTGADGAGSGDDAAADAETDGQVTHQPSPAEDDRQTADDSSFEFGAPTEDADEAADESDDGTADAAEPSDDTAESTADAETVDDSETTDDPGTETETDTERDADATAETADETETADDTETDADDDTERVAVDSLESRVGETVRLEGEITDARQTSGPTVFELRDETGTVDCAAFVEAGVRAYPGIEVGETVRLEGEVERRRDEIQVETEALAALEGADAEAVEARLAEAMRAKTRPDEVTTLADHPAVDAVSESLLDAAEAIHRAVLSERPIVVRHAATADGYAAGAAVERATLPLVRAEHPESDAEYHFFDRRPLDGSVYDMDAATNDTTRMLSDRERHGEKLPLVLLLGTGSTEESADGLGLLGVYGAERVVVDPRAGDEAVADSVETMVNPAPTPDAPALTTAALAATLAATVNPDAATAVSHLPAVSYWESTPTAFADLAAEAGYDDERVAQLREAIALEAFYQQYEDKRELVADLLFEDDGDLAAHVAAQFRERLETELDTAAPNVETHEVDGRTARVLDADAFAHRYDFPPTALLADELHRRHGGVVVVLGDDDLYVRADDDVDVRAVADAAGEAVPDGAVTAAGVREGRIEYLTGRREAVCEAVLDAVAEAA